Proteins from a single region of Mucilaginibacter daejeonensis:
- a CDS encoding winged helix-turn-helix domain-containing protein, with protein MKVPFDKLDKAFENRVRLQIMSVLMVNESYDFTSLRDLLDITDGNLASNLKALEKEGYITIHKSFVGRKPNTTYQASDKGKTAFQEHLNALEQLIQQQKK; from the coding sequence TTGAAAGTTCCGTTCGATAAACTGGATAAGGCCTTTGAGAATCGGGTAAGGCTACAGATCATGAGCGTGCTGATGGTGAACGAGTCGTACGACTTTACTTCGCTGCGCGATCTGCTCGATATTACCGATGGCAACCTGGCATCTAACCTTAAAGCGTTGGAAAAAGAGGGCTATATCACCATACACAAGAGTTTTGTAGGCCGTAAGCCCAACACCACTTACCAGGCATCAGATAAAGGAAAGACGGCTTTCCAGGAACACCTAAATGCGTTGGAACAACTCATTCAACAACAAAAAAAATAA
- a CDS encoding endonuclease domain-containing protein — translation MPRKIIPYDANLKPLATKLRNDSTLGEIRLWQELKGKRFHGYDFHRQKPLLRYIVDFYCAELELVIELDGHYHENVIDLDELRDTELMRYGLTILRFTEVEVMKDMINVLRTLEAYLEERTKS, via the coding sequence ATGCCGCGCAAGATCATCCCATATGATGCAAATTTAAAACCGCTGGCAACCAAACTTCGAAACGATAGTACACTTGGCGAGATCAGGCTTTGGCAGGAGTTGAAAGGTAAGAGGTTTCACGGCTATGACTTTCACAGGCAAAAGCCGTTGTTGAGATACATCGTCGACTTTTATTGTGCAGAATTGGAATTAGTGATCGAGCTGGACGGGCATTATCACGAGAATGTGATAGACCTTGATGAATTGAGGGATACAGAGCTGATGAGATATGGCCTTACGATTCTCAGGTTTACAGAAGTTGAGGTCATGAAAGACATGATCAATGTATTGCGAACATTGGAAGCTTATTTAGAGGAAAGAACAAAAAGCTAA